ATTGCTGACTATGTCAAATTGTCAATCATCTTTGTTATAGATGTAAAAACAAAGGCATTAGTATGTCAACGGTTGACATCCAAATGCCTTGTGTCGACATCTATAACATAGACTATTGACATAATTAgcaattaacaatttaagaTAGTTATCAATATAACGTGACCCAATATTTGCAACTATAAACAATTGTAAACATTGAACAAATCACACACAATACACGTTGTGCATACACGTACACAAAGACACAACACGGCCACACAATATACATtgcacaaacacacacactcaaGCTCACAACATAAagaatacggaattaaaaaataattttatatccaTTCTACCATCCtcatataatttgaaattgttattatatatagtatattatttatttactttaaagGTAATAGTGTAATATAGATacttagtagtactattattactCTCATAATGTATTCTTATAAATCTATTGTTATACAGTACCTATAATGTTCCTATTTATTTTAGCTCTCATGGATAATTTTAAGatacaaattcatttttatctcGATGAGATTTTCTATAATGTCCCAATTCATTTTTACCTGCGTTACGACAGTCCATTGAATATCAAGTGGTAGCTGCATGAAATCGTCAAATTTAGTCCCTATTATTATTGGAACTGCCGtctgcaaattaaataaaccatcaacaatcaattaaataacaaaactaaatttgttttttttattcttttggcATGCACAcctttgaaattttcaatcatttgaatataaaatcataacaaccgatttaattaagaaatgtTGACGAATTACAAAAactttagtactactactactactgtgtcttattagaaagaaaagtagaCCAGGCCGATTCTTCCCCcaataaattcatattctaCGGCGTAGTGAGAAATTCGAAGAAgatatacaataaaaaatactactagtatctttaaatattaaatgttcATTTTTACgttttcataaaaaagaaTCGTTCTTTAATAAAGTTTGAATTGACTCCAACTActcaaattgatttttttgggaaaatacAGCAGATATTAAAGTGTTCGGCTTTTTCAGGCaattagtaatagtaataaatttaacatGGAAATCGTGTTTCATACCTGATTCCACTTTCTTGCTTCACTGTACCATCCAATTATGCTGcaattttgcaaaataattaataatagttctcaaatataatagtaatggAGTATGTATTATTACCTGTTGAGTGTACGTCGGCTGGTGAGatcaaacataaataaaattgctGCTGCATTTTTGCAGGCAATTGGAACTTGATCAAATGACCTTTTCTCGCCTgcattaataattgaaatactaCATATATTTTCATCCAACAAAACAAACTGCATTTAATGCATGTTATCCAACTAAATAATATGAAGGTCATTCAACTACAATTTGAGATGCAAGCTCCAATCAAGAAACTTTAGAAAGAGATAAATGGAATTggaaacataaaaaaagatttagaTTGGATAAAAAGAAACCTCCAACATCCCATATTGTGAGAACAATGGTTGCACCTTGAATGGACATAGTTTTATCCATCACATTCACATTCACCTCTTTCATCCGCAACCCTTCTTCATTTCCCACATACTTCACCTACCAATTCATACACACAATCATCTAATCAACATAGAGCGAGAGAGGCACTTGAAttttatacttaattatagATGTTGTTCGGTTCGTTAGATAAGATAATAGTGAGTTACAGTGTCTAGGATTAAATTAGTCGTAGGATTGAAGACAGAGTGGTTAATCATGCgatattatctaaatttggCATTATGAAAGCAAaccaagattaaaaaaaaaaaagagataagaTTAGTCAtgatatttaatcacaagtaATCATGGCAACTGAAGGACCAGTATACTTATACCAGAAAGGTTGTTTTCCCAATCTCGGGATCACCCAACATAGTGATCTTCAACGACACCAAATCGGAGTCGCTCTCACAGCAGCTGCTACGCGACGTCGTAGCCGCCTCTTCTGGCCCTCCGCCGCCGGAATCCACAGATAATCTTGTGTAGCGGTGATAAGGCATCCTAAGCGAGCATACAAGAATTGTATCACAAACCAAGTTCAAACTCTACTAGTTTCCGGCGGCGCTGAGTCATCTTTCCGGCGCCATAGCTGCATATAAATTTATGCTGAGATGTGGTTTGCTTTGTATTGATGGGTTTCaccttttttatatactccatttaatacaCGAGCATATCGAATAAAGCtatgtgttgattttgaatataaatataaatattaataataaaaacgaCTCGGTGGGGTAGTTTCtggatattattttaatttttgtagttGGAGGAAGGACCATTGTAGTTATGCCTCTCGATTGATAATTTCAAAGCGGTTGCGTTTGGAGTGAGAGGTGGATTTCCCTATCCTTTATATTTGTATACTTCAATGCTCGCTGTTTGTGGGAAAAAAACAATTTCTCAGATACTTCCGAATTTTCCTTCTGCACATCTCATCATCATACTCTATTTAACattcaataaatagtactccatgcATGTGgatactttaatattttacacaTTTAATACGTAATTGAAACCATCTTGATACTAAATATACATGGATGGCTGGATTGGTTCAAATATAGTACAATAATTAGTTAGTATTAAGATCatcacaatttataaatacaagAAAGTAAAACTAAACAGAAAATCTTGGCAGGAACAAAAAGGAAGTCGATAGAATTATTGCaataagaatattaaaataaaaatatgatgtCTTGCCGTTGCAGTTGACTGGAATTGTGGCTGTTGGGATAACTATACCTAAGCTCAAGCTTTATATATCGAACAATTTAAAAGAATTCAATGACttgaattataataaatatgtgcAAGTGTGCAACTGCCAACTAGTGagataagaaaacaaaaaagaaaagaaaaaagagtgCACGAAATACTTGTTATCGAACGtagtactcactccgtccgtcattaggagtctcatttatgggcggcacgaattttaagaaatgttaagaaaagtggctgaaaaaaagttagtgaaataggGCTCTCACTTgtaattattagttttaaatgaaatgtgaggagaatgagttagtgaaaggTGTGATCCTATTacaatttatagtaaaagtgaatcgggactcctactcacagacggactaaaatggaaaaacaagactcctattcgtggacagaAGCAGtatgtaataattttattaatctaattaataatattattatataattgtagAGAGAATTTTCTAATCGATAGTGTCTTGttgtacaaattttaattaatctaattaatcaggaaatgattaaaatattaaagctGTCTATTAATGGATAATAAGGGGAAATACTAGGCTTTATTGGGAGTAAGTAGTTATTGAAAAACAAAGAAGAGGAATGAAGTTTTAGAGCTTATGTTATACTAATTGAAAAGTCATTCATATAGAGAGTTGAAATTGGATAGATATTTAAAAGAAAGGACAAGTGGGAATACGCTCTATTGGTCATTGTAAAAATTGTACTCGTCATTAATAAGATGAATTTGAACTAGTCAGTATCGAcaactattactccctctatccaAAACTAAgaatcatatttcacttttcctataaattataaatttcacttttatcataaattataagaaattctcatattttactaaccTACTTCATTCACatgttattataaaattaatactctctccgtccgcaaataagaatctcatttttacattttagtctgtccgcAAATAAAAGTCtcagttcacttttaccataaatagtaatagcATCTTCAAAGGAAGAAGATACATATAAAAGATGGGGAGCATTAAGCTCCTATTCCACCTTAAGTATCTTTCTACTTTTTaatatcaaccattagattgatGGAATGGATGGACAAGATTGAGAAGGGAATTCTGAccccgtgttgcattattgGTTATAATGTGTGCATTATGAGGGTATAAGAGTAAAAACATAATGCTTTGACGCGTTTCAAAACGGAAGGTCCCGATAATTAAGCGGGATTTTCCTCAACCTTCCGtcttctcactctctctctcattcaaTCCTATCAACCCACGATCAACCTCATTCTCCACCACTTCAAAACTCCAGAAACCCTAGCCGCCTCTTCACTAGATGAAATAGCACCTACACCGTCGATTCTCGCCGCAAAAGTCGACGTCGGTCGCCGATTGAAAGGCCTAAAGTACCGATTTTCTGTTTGGCGCGCCGATTGAATTGTTGAATTTCCGATGTCTGGGTAGTGACGGTGGGTTTCTAAAGTCCCGATTTTGGGTATAAAACTCTTGCTAACGTCGATTTGTGTTCTTTTCGGAAATAATGCACAATTTTGGTTTGTGAACCTTTCCGGAAACATTGaatttgttatcttttgaacTAGAGTTCTTCCCAATAGTTATTGTTTGAGTTTGTTGCTGACTTGTATGT
The genomic region above belongs to Salvia hispanica cultivar TCC Black 2014 chromosome 3, UniMelb_Shisp_WGS_1.0, whole genome shotgun sequence and contains:
- the LOC125214675 gene encoding septum-promoting GTP-binding protein 1-like isoform X3: MPYHRYTRLSVDSGGGGPEEAATTSRSSCCESDSDLVSLKITMLGDPEIGKTTFLVKYVGNEEGLRMKEVNVNVMDKTMSIQGATIVLTIWDVGGEKRSFDQVPIACKNAAAILFMFDLTSRRTLNSIIGWYSEARKWNQLPLDIQWTVVTQARRYAKAINAALFFTSATYNINVNKMFKFIMAKIFNLPWTLHRNLTIGEPIIDF
- the LOC125214675 gene encoding septum-promoting GTP-binding protein 1-like isoform X1, coding for MPYHRYTRLSVDSGGGGPEEAATTSRSSCCESDSDLVSLKITMLGDPEIGKTTFLVKYVGNEEGLRMKEVNVNVMDKTMSIQGATIVLTIWDVGGEKRSFDQVPIACKNAAAILFMFDLTSRRTLNSIIGWYSEARKWNQTAVPIIIGTKFDDFMQLPLDIQWTVVTQARRYAKAINAALFFTSATYNINVNKMFKFIMAKIFNLPWTLHRNLTIGEPIIDF
- the LOC125214675 gene encoding septum-promoting GTP-binding protein 1-like isoform X2; amino-acid sequence: MPYHRYTRLSVDSGGGGPEEAATTSRSSCCESDSDLVSLKITMLGDPEIGKTTFLVKYVGNEEGLRMKEVNVNVMDKTMSIQGEKRSFDQVPIACKNAAAILFMFDLTSRRTLNSIIGWYSEARKWNQTAVPIIIGTKFDDFMQLPLDIQWTVVTQARRYAKAINAALFFTSATYNINVNKMFKFIMAKIFNLPWTLHRNLTIGEPIIDF
- the LOC125214675 gene encoding septum-promoting GTP-binding protein 1-like isoform X4, with the protein product MPYHRYTRLSVDSGGGGPEEAATTSRSSCCESDSDLVSLKITMLGDPEIGKTTFLVKYVGNEEGLRMKEVNVNVMDKTMSIQGATIVLTIWDVGGEKRSFDQVPIACKNAAAILFMFDLTSRRTLNSIIGWYSEARKWNQARRYAKAINAALFFTSATYNINVNKMFKFIMAKIFNLPWTLHRNLTIGEPIIDF